The segment TATCCGTCTGGGAGTCACGTAGAAGGAAGGACCCATTGAGCTGGGATGCAAGACGCTTTTGAGCAGCATTGCGTGACAATGGGCCCCAGTACCATCCGTACTTGGCCAGAATGAGCCGTTCATTGCTCATCACCTTGTCGCGCACCTCATTCATGTTCACGTAGATGTTACTCGTGCGATCTGGAACACTTTCGGGATTATCAGTGGTACGATCAGCAGGTGTGTTTGTCACCGCAGCGGTGTCACTTCGCAGTATCACAGATGACTCCACATGCAGTGAGATATTTGCTTCCGCAAGGGGATGCGATGGGGTTTCGGCATCCAACGTTTGCGGCGGAAGCTGAAATGTGGGTAGTGAGTCGCTCTTCCGGGGTCGGGAGAAGCGTCTCTTGAACCTCTTGCGGAGGgtatagaaaatatttgtgcTCGGGTAGGGACCCTCGAGGGGATCCCTACGTGAAGGACCACTTGGTAGGGTATCAGCAAGTCCCACGAAGTCACTTTGGTTCTCTTTGTTGCACTGCTTTCCCTTCTTGCGCCGTGTCAGTGACATAAACCACTTGAATTTGTATGGATTTTCGGCTGCATCGCATGCAGATACTGCCTCAAAAGCACCACTCAGTCTTCTATCTTTTTCATTATTCATCTTCAGATGAGTATTTCTATTTTGGtgaaattttgtaagattttctcaCAAGTTCACTACCACCACTCCAAAAACCACTCGCGACATTTTCTACCCGAAAAAAATGCCCGATGACATGTTGTTTGAAATGAACGTTAGGATACTACACTGTTGTGTTgcaattagttttttattggatgctaataaagtgaaataaagGGAATTACATTTtaggtattggttaacgtcaTTTTGGATGTACTCATCtctctcattaaaaataatggaGCACAGGGAGTACATCTAATGTGACgctaaccaatacctgactgtattaTTATGAGAAGTGAGAGAAGTCAATACATTAGTTATTTTGGATGGGCACCAATAAGACCGCCACTGCAGTACGCTTAACAAGAAGACGGGACTGATGCGCCAGATACGCAAAGCAATTGTGGAGATATCTTCAGGAGTGTATGCTGTGGAACTTCCGGGTGATAGTCATACAGGAAGAAACTCGGAATCCCCAAGATGATAGACAGAAAGCGCTGaacaaaaatcaagatttaaTAAAGCTCATAagaatgggcctaattcagcgaccaagaaactcttgaaatctttaaattttgtactgaaatttcaagatttaaagcgaatttcaagagtttcttggtcgctaaataaggcccaatatttagtatttttaaattagtaaGATTTGGATTGGAacacaataatttttcactttataaTCTAACAGtcagaaaaatgattaaaaaactGGATATTCTCATAATATGTATGAGCAAAAAAGGAAGGTAATTTGTTTTCTTAGTAACTTAATTTTATCATCATATCTGTCAATGTCCGACAATATCTTAATCCGAAgtcgtaaaaaatatttttttgttaacattGTTCGTTGATTTTATGTGGCGGTATCTATCACGATGCAGATCTAAGGAGTGGAAGTATCTATCCCAAGCAACACGCCACGACTATTGACTGCTTTGACAACTTTATGTAGTACTTTAAGACGTCGTATTTTTAGGTTTTCACGACTattcaaaactatttttccaatattttaattattattgtatCCTTGTTCAAAATTGAATCATATAAGTAGACGACGTCAATCACTCTACgatatttcaacaaaataatacacaaaaattaaatgcttagtagtttttaagaaaactagTCGTAATAAGTTTATGTATTACATTATGTACTACTTTATTTTGGAATGTAGTACATTACGACTACTTTGAGTTGCCTGGGTATCACAGTAAAGAAGTTACTATTGATTGCTAAAATCCTATGCAGAAACAGTCTACGTCGCAGAAGTTCTACCGTGCAGATCAAATAtgtatttcaaataaaagtacaaaggagaagtgaaGAAACGgtttcagcgaccaagaagtccttgaaatttcaagaatttcttttgaaatttcaacgatttcaaggatttcttggtcgctggaATATAAACCCAAAGTTACTTGAGATATTGAAAATGACATACACCAGATAATAAGCAAAAAGATATATTAACCGAAAAGGAGTATGTTGCTAAGACGTGGTACAAAATGCCGTTTTTTCTCGAATTGCAAAAAAGTGAATAGAAGAAcgactgaaaaaaaagtttaaaatatttttttcaattttccgaTGGTCACCAGGAAGTGGATATTTCAGTCCAATAAAGTACGCTTACTTCTCAAAGCTTTCGAACCTACCACAGTATTTCCAGTGGAATATCGCTATATAGCGTTAGTATTACTATAGGGTCAATTTCCGtgaaaaatggagaaattctGCCGACACGCGGTAGCACATGGCAAAAGTTAATTCACCCAATTCCAGTCATTGAGAAAGGCCCGGATGAGAGTTGAAAGTTTTGGGAAGTAAGTGTACTTTATTGGATGAAATATTCACTCTGGCGACGaccggaaaattggaaaaatcattgattCAAGCCAGGAAAATACAGATAGTAAAGGCATGGGATAGAAACAGATGGAGGATGATCCTATATCAGGCCAAGGCTGGAGACCAGCTGTAGTACCGGTTAAGTAAGTAAGTAAagttaagtttaaaaaaaaaacacttaacttacaaatattttaagtaagtaagaaaagttaaaaaaaaacactaagcttacaaatatttttttcagtgtacctgttcctcattttttttctgtatagcAATGGTCGTCCCAAACGCTGCGTTGggacaatttttaaataatgcaACGGTCGATAATCGCTGCATTCATGTGCTAAATCCACCCCCTCAAAATTACAACTTTCAtgagaatttaagcaaataaaacggttatttatgcaaataaatatCTATTCATATCTTTCATGCTCTCTCCATataattttccactaaatcattgcaaattctcatcaaattaaatacttacaaattgttttaattggAGAATTGGGAGGCGTGCGATCATTTGAAGAACAAATAGAAAAGAAGTAAAGATAAGATAATTTGGgaggtggagaaaaaaaatgtgatatcTACCCTTCCATTCTATACCTATTGGATTCGCATAAGATGCTCTCGATACTTCTTGAGCACGTGAACATGAATGTATGCGGAGGTGAGCACATTGGGTGAGTCGATGcgttattaatgaaaataacaTGGCAATTATACAGGTGCAATTTTATCACACCACTATTGCAAACATGCGAGATTGATTTCTATTTAATACAGAATGCTCGTGTCAACACAGTTTCTTCTTATCATTCCGCGAGTGAGGGAGAATTTTCCTGCTTCGCGGAgttttcatcaaataaattctcgCAAGTGCCAGTTGATAGTTTTTCTCGTTGAAAAGGTGCAGTGGgagcttttttaaatttcttttttaaggatGAAACACGAACACATGAATAAGAATGaattattgtgattttttggtttttttttgaagtgtTAATTTGGATTTTCAGGGAAATCATTCTGCAAATAGAtcgtgaataaaattaaaacaaaaaaaaaggtttttgaaCGTTGATAACCATTTTAAAAAAGGTtttcaaagataaaaaaaaatattaaatgtgatAAGAAAGTCTTGAgtgttataaaaatttaactatttattatagttttattgaaaaataaaaaaagatcccAAAGCTCCCTGGAACtctatttaaagtttttcctttaaaaaatgataaaaaattttccaagtagGATTGATTGTGtaaaatttccctaaaaacataattttccgctttaatatgaatttaaattatcaattgaaaagaaacaataaagaagaaaataactATTGAGAAGATAcaagtttttcttctaatttatttttccaatattgcggatttaactttttttatcctttcagTTACTTTAGTTTTTcctcaaatcattttttttaaatttccgaTACCTATCTTCGCGTCATTATACCCTTCAAAGCGCTTCATAccatggaaaataaatttattcaaagacTCTTCAAGCCCCTCTCAAAAGCTTCTcaagtgtttaaaaaaaaaagattatttaataaataaaaaaaatctgtttatcTGTGTCgccattaaaaagaataaataaattttcataatgcAAAAGGAGTGATTGCAAGAGAAAATGTGTGTGGCCTTATCACTCACATGGAGTGCATTCTCCTCCTGGGGGGATTTGTCAACATTAAACTCTGTGTGACTCACAGAGAATCACGTTGGgcaaaaatgcagaaaaaaatttgcaaatataaaattatctctCCAGCAGATCAACACCCAGTGAGTCTATTGTGgctgaatgaaaaaaaaaaatacgcagTACTACGGGAGAGCTTTCCCTGATAAAAGCATCATATATATGTGTGTTGTACATATTTATCCAATGTTGTGATATCGAAAGTGGTACGCACCCAAGTTCATCATCTTGTTGGGCACTTCTGGGTCGGCGGTGTTATCAAGGCAGCTGCTCTATATCTCCCTCCCATGTGGCAGCAAAGCGATAAGGCGCCTCCATCCGAATCACTGGGAGAGAGATTCCGCTCCAGACAGCTACAGGACTTCAGTTGTGGCGCACACTTGACCAGAGTCACTCGGTGCTTCCCAGGAGACGTGCCTGGAtaaggtattttttttgttcaatcgGGCGATGAGGGATGCCTCGTGAGAGATTCTAGCGAAGAGAATTTCCGGCAAATTCTGTGCTTTTTTGCTCGCGAAAGTGCTtttcttttcccattttttctgtgtgttttgtttgttttttcgtTCACCCTGTTAAAGTGACTATATCGCAATtgtaaaccaaaaaaaaaattgaggaaaaatggAGGAAACTAAGGAAATTCCTCTGAATACGGAAGAGGAAGAACGAATGCTTCAACCTCCGGCAAAAGAACAAATAGTTCCTACGGCAATTATGCAGTTTACACCTGTTGTGGAGAAGAAAAGGACTTTCTTGGATACACTACTTGATATTTTTGGAAGCAGCTCATCCAAGGATGAGGGCAAAGTCAGTGTagccaagaagaagaaaatcactcTATTAGGTAAGTTCCATGTGCgcagtaaagaaaaaactcacaaaagcTCCCATTTTTATGACCCGAAAGCTCCAAATGCGGAAACGGTTCGTAATCTCGTCTTATGGTGATTTTTTGTCGGTCTATGCTCTTCGTATGGTACAAAATAAGCGAAAGCCGTTAGTTGTCGCAACAAATCTGCGTAATCgtgctaaaatttttattagcaaAATCAGTGGAATTATTCTGTTAAGGAGACGCTGACTTCTTCACTTTTAAACTCAATGAGCCACAGAGCATTTCAACTTCATGCTGCCTTATCACTGACGCTCTGACCTCTCAATGCGACCTATCTTTGTTGAGttcaagttttaaaaacaCGATAAGAcgcagaacttttttttttatactcaGCCACCGAGGAAGGAGATTAGCGGCCAAAcaaattacaacaaaaaagacACTCACAAAAGACCTCTGTCCATTAATATGCttaatcatttgaattttctcgagaaaatgggaagaatagagaagaaaatgtggaaGAGATAGTGGcgagtcagtttttttttgaaaatcatttccttatctgaaaggtttttttttcaaatctttgaacaaaaactttaataaaaaaggcGTCGTagtaatataattaatttgagacttttaagaaataaaaatgataagcTAGA is part of the Lutzomyia longipalpis isolate SR_M1_2022 chromosome 3, ASM2433408v1 genome and harbors:
- the LOC129792477 gene encoding uncharacterized protein LOC129792477; this translates as MNNEKDRRLSGAFEAVSACDAAENPYKFKWFMSLTRRKKGKQCNKENQSDFVGLADTLPSGPSRRDPLEGPYPSTNIFYTLRKRFKRRFSRPRKSDSLPTFQLPPQTLDAETPSHPLAEANISLHVESSVILRSDTAAVTNTPADRTTDNPESVPDRTSNIYVNMNEVRDKVMSNERLILAKYGWYWGPLSRNAAQKRLASQLNGSFLLRDSQTDKYQFTLSFRSAGCTLHSRIDYRNGYWHIESDRYKSIVDLIEDTMRKSKTCVFCYVKSSSQMLPPFPVRLTIPINRFYEVQSLQHLCRFIIRQKINLNNVEKLPLPSKLIDYVRENFYENL